CGCCTTCGTGACCTTCCACGATCCGGCCTGTCAGGTGCAGGTCTATGGCTATGCGGATGCGGCGCAGACGGCGCTAGCGCGTCTGGAGAGCGAGGGGTGGCGCAAGGACGGCGCGCCGATCACGCTGCCGGAGATGACGGCGCAACGCTATCGCGGGCACGGCATGACCCTGACGGCCCACCGTCCCACTGCGACAGTGGAGGGGGCGCCGGCGGAGGGCGCGCGGCTGGAGCTGATCCTGAACCTCACGCCCGGCGAGACCTCTACGCGGGGCCTGCTGGACTAGGCAGGGCCGGCTGACAGATCGGCCGCAGGAGGCTAAGACCAGCCCATGACCGATCCGATCGACATTCACGGCCTCTGCGCGCCCGGCTTCGAGGCCGTGCGCGAGGCGTTCGCCGCCAACTTCACCGAGGCGCCAGAGGGGCTGAACGAACAGGCGGCGCGGTTCAGCGTGCTGGTCGAGGGCGAGGCCGTCGTCGATCTGTGGGCGGGCCATGCCGATACGGCCAGGACGACGCCGTTCACCGACACGACCCTGACCTCGGTCTTTTCGACCGGCAAGGCGGTGATGGCCATCCTGATGGCCACGGCGGTCGAGGCGGGGCAGATCGATTATGACCAGACGGTCGCCTCGCTGTGGCCCGCGTTCGGGGCGGCGGGCAAACAGGATGTGACGGTGGCCCAGCTGTTGAGCCATCAGTCGGGCCTGCCGGGCTTTTCCGAGGCGGTGGACCCGTCGATCTGGTTCGACATCCCCGCCGTGCTGGAGCGGCTGGCGGCCCAGGCGCCGATGTGGGCGCCGGGAACGGCGTCCGGCTATCACCCGATCACGGTCGGCTATCTGGCCAACGAAGTCTATCGCCGGGCGACCGGGCGGACGATGGGGCAGGCCCTGCGCCAGGACTTCGCTGATCTGGACCTGTGGATCGGCCTGCCCGACAGCGAACACGGACGCGTGGCCCAGATGAGGAAACCGACGGCGGCGCCCAGTCTGGGGACCATCGATCCGATCAAACAGGCGGCCTTCCTGGATCGCGGCTCGGCGCCGGGCGGGCGCGGCTCGGCGGAGTGGCGCAGGATGGAGATCCCTTCGGCCAACCTGCACGGCACGGCCCTGGGGCTGGCGCGGATGCTGGGCGTGGTCGCCAATGGCGGCGCGCTCGACGGCCGTTCGGTGCTGTCGGCGGGCACGCTGGAGCAGTTGACGCGCGAACGCATCCACGGGCCGGACAAGGTGCTGCCCTATACGATCAGCTGGGCGGCGGGGTTGATGCGCAACGACGGGCTGAAGGTGTTCGGGCCCGATGAGGCGTTCGGCCACTACGGCTGGGGCGGGTCGATGGCCATGGCCGATCCGTCGCGCCGTCTGTCGGCCGCCTATGTGATGACGCGCCAGTCGCCGCACCTGATCGGCGACCCTCGGCCCCGGCGGTTGCTGGAGGCGCTGTACGCGGCCCTGTGACGATCAGACCGTTTCGCTCAGGACGACGGCGCGACGGGCGGCGCGTGAACGGCTGAGGGCGCCCAGGGCGAAGACGGCCGCGCCGGTCCAGATGAAGACGAAGGAGACGATGCGCAGCGGGGTCAAAGCCTCGCCGGTCAGGACGCCGCAGGCGAACTGAAGCGTCGGGGCCAGGAACTGGATGAAGCCCACCGTCGACAGGGGCAGCCGCCGCGCCGACCAGGCGAACAGGACCAGCGGGATCACCGTCGCCGGCCCATTCACCAGCGCCCAGGCCAGACCGGACGGCGACGAAAAGCCCACCGCCTGGCCGTGCGTTGTCAACCAGATCAGGAAGACCGCGCCGATGGGCAGCAGCACCAGACATTCGACGAACAGACCGGTCTGGGCCGAGGCCGGAACCCGCTTTCGGATCACCGCATAGGCGCAGAAGGTGACGGCCAGGGTCAGGCCGATGATCGGCACATGGCCCAGGGCGACGGTCTGGATGACCACGCCGATGGCGGCCATGCCGATGGCGGCGGCGCTCCAGCGGTCGATCTTCTCGCGGAACAGCACCGCCCCCGCCGCCATGTTCAGCAGCGGATTGATGTAATAGCCCAGGCTGGCTTCCAGCGTCGCATGATGGGTGGTGGCGAAGACGTAGAGGCTCCAGTTGGCGCCGATCAGCAGGGCCGACAGAGCCAGCCAGGCAAGGGTGCGCGGCGTGGCCAGAACCGTGCGCGCCTCGCCCCACTGGCCGGCCAGCAGCAGGAACAGACCGGCCACGAAGACCGACCAGACGGCCCGGTGCGCCAGGATCTCGGGGGCGCCGAACCCATGCGCCGCCATCGCCATGAACAACAGCGGCAGGAGGCCCCACAGGGTGTAGCAGGCGACGGCCGTGCCGACCGCGCGGGGATCGCTGGGGGTGGCGGAGGTCATGGGCGAATGTCCCTTGTCGTCGTTTCTTTCGTCATCCTCCGGCGAGCGCAGCGAGACCGGGGGACCCAGCGGCGCCGAAGGCGAAATCTCTCCGGCGCATGATGGTCGACCGGCGCACCCGCGACAGGTTCGCGCTGTCGCGCGCCGCTGGGTCCCCCGGTCAGCGCCGCGCAGGCGCGGCTTGCCGGAGGATGACGACAGGAAAAGTCAGACCGTGATCGAACGATAGCCGGACGAAGATTTGATGACGCCGGTCTCGTCCAGCAGCTGGGCGATCTGGACCGCGTTCAGGGCGGCGCCCTTGCGCAGGTTGTCGGAGACGACCCACAGGTTCAGGCCGTTCTCGACGGTCGGGTCCTTGCGGATGCGCGACACATAGACGGCGTGTTCGCCCGCCGCATCGACGGGGGTGATATAGCCGTCGTGCTCCTGCTTATCGATGACCAGAACGCCCGGCGCCTCGCGCAGGATGGCGCGGGCCTCGTCGGGGGCGATGGGGCGGTCGAACTGGATGTTCACGGCCTCGGAGTGGCCGACGAAGACCGGCACGCGGACGCAGGTGACCGAAACCTTGATGTCCGGGTCCAGCATCTTGTGCGTCTCGTCCGACATCTTCTGCTCTTCATCGGTCGAGCCGTCCTCAAGGAAGGCGCCGATGTAGGGGATGACGTTGAAGGCGATCTGTTTGGGGAACTTCTTGGGACGCGCGTCGCCCAGGCCGTAGATGGCCTTGGTCTGGTTCCACAGCTCGTCCATGCCTTCCTTTCCGGCGCCGGACACCGACTGATAGGTCGAGACGACAACCCGCTTGATCTTCGCCGCGTCATGCAGGGGCTTCAGCGCCGTGACCAGCTGGATGGTCGAGCAGTTGGGGTTGGCGATGATGTTCTTTTTCGTCGCGTCCTTGATGGCGTCGGGGTTCACCTCGGGCACGATCAGCGGCACGTCGGCGTCCTTGCGGAAGGCCGAGGAGTTGTCGATGACGATGGGACCGGCCTTGCCGATCTTCTCCGACCATTCCTTGGACACCGCGCCGCCGGCGGACATCAGGACGATGTCGACGGTGGAGAAGTCGAACTGTTCGATGTCCTGGCATTTGATGGTCTTGTCGCCGAACGAAACCTCGACACCCTTGGACTTGCGCGAGGCGATGGCATGGATTTCATCGACGGGGAATTCCAGCTCCTCCAGGATGTTCAGCATTTCGCGGCCCACATTGCCCGTGGCTCCGACGATGGCGACGCGATAACCCATGATGCTTGGTCCTTCGGACGCGCTGGCGCTTGGCCAGAGGGGCCGAGCGGCTTGAGCGCGATTTATGGTGTGTTGTGCAAATAGGCTTTCGCAGGCGCGAAGCAATCGCTTTTCGGCGAATGGGGCGTTAAGCGATCCTCCCATGACCTCGCGCATCCGCAACGCCTACGACATCCGCGTGGAAGAGGGGGTGCTGACGCCCGATCCGGCGCAGGAAAGCGTCATCGCCGCGCTGGAGCGGCTGGAGACCGACCTGGCCTGGCGCGGCCTGTTCGGCAAGCCGCCCGAGGTGCGCGGAATTTATCTGTACGGCCCGCCGGGACGCGGCAAGTCGATGCTGATGGACCTGTTCTATTCGGCGACGCCCGAGCCGCGAAAGACCCGGGCCCACTTCCACGCCTTCATGGCCCGCATCCACGATCTGGTGAAACAGTGGCGCGAGGGGGACGCCAGGACGCGCAAGGCGGTGTTCGGCACGCATAAGGGCGACGACCCGATCCCGCCGATCGCCAAGCTGATCGCCTCGGAAGCCCGGCTGTTGTGTTTCGACGAGCTTCAGGTGACCGACATCGCCGACGCCATGATCCTGGGGCGGCTGTTCGAGGCCCTGTTCGAGGATCGGGTGGTGCTGGCCATCACCTCGAACCGCGCACCGGAGGACCTGTACAAGAACGGCATCAACCGCCAGCTTTTCCTGCCCTTCATCGACATCATCCGTGAACGCTGCGTGGTGGTGGAGACGGCGGGGGCGCGCGACTGGCGGCTGGACCGGATGACCTCGGCCCAGGTGTGGCACACGCCCGAGGATCGGACAGGGTTCGAAGACCTGTGGCGCGAACTGAAGGGCGGCGAGCCGGAAGAACCCGCGCATCTGGCTGTGCTGGGCCGCGATGTGGTGGTGGAGCGGACCGTGGGGTCGATGGCGCGGGCGACCTTCAATGAACTGTGCGCCCGGCCGCTGGGGCCGCAGGACTATCTGGCCATCGCCCAGCGGTTCCACACCCTGTTCCTGGAGGATGTGCCGATCCTGAGTTCGGCCAACCACCATGAGGCGCGGCGTCTGGTGACGCTGGTGGACGCCCTGTACGAGGCCAAGACCAAGCTGATCGTGCTGGCGGCGGCCAGGCCCGAGGCCCTCTATACCGAAGGTGTGGGGGCGTTCGAGTTCGAACGCACCGTGTCCCGCTTCAACGAGATGCAGAGCAAGGACTGGCTGGCCCACGTCCGGGATTGAGGCCCCCTCTCCCGTTGGGAGAGGGCTTGAGCACACGGCGGCGACAGCCGTCGTTCTCGTGCGAAAGGGTGAGGGTCGCGCGCGTGCGTTTTCGCCCGCCGCCGGACCCTCATCCGGCCCTGCGGGCCACCTTCTCCCAATGGGAGAAGGGAGAAAAAAAGGGCCTGCGGATCGCTCCGCAGGCCCTTTCCGTATCCCAAAAGCGCTCAAGCAGCGCGGCTCCGCGAGCCGCGCGATAGCGCCCTTCGCCGGCTATCAAGCCAGCGAGGAATCGATGTCCTTACAGGCTTGCAGCAGGCCCTGGACCGAGGCGACGGACTTTTCGAACATCGCCTTTTCTTCGTCGTTGGTGGTGAACTCGACCACCTTTTCGACGCCGTTGGCGCCGATCAGGGCGGGGACGCCGACGTAGAGGTCCGACAGGCCGTATTCGCCCGACAGCCAGACGGCGCAGGGCAGGACGCGCTTCTGGTCCAGCAGATAGGACTTGGCCATGGCGATGGCGGATTCGGCCGGGGCGTAGAAGGCCGAGCCGGTCTTCAGCAGGGCCACGATCTCGCCGCCGCCCTTGCGGGTGCGGTCGACGATGGCGTCCAGATCGGCTTGGCTCAGCAGGCCTGCGGCGACGGCGTCGGGCAGGGGCAGGCCGCCGACGGTCGAGTGACGCACCATCGGCACCATGTCGTCGCCGTGACCGCCCAGGGTCCAGGCGTGGATGTCCTGAACCGAGACGCCGGTCTTTTCAGCCAGGAAATAGGCGAAGCGGGCCGAGTCCAGCACGCCGGCCATGCCGACGACCTTCTCCTTGGGCAGACCCGAGAACTTCTGCAGGGCCCAGACCATGGCGTCGAGCGGGTTGGTGATGCAGATGACGAAGGCGTTGGGGGCGTGGGCCTTGATGCCCTCGCCGACGGACTTCATGACTTTCAGATTGATGCCGATCAGGTCGTCGCGGCTCATGCCCGGCTTGCGCGGCACGCCGGCGGTGACGATGCAGACGTCGGCGCCCGCGATGTCGGCGTAGTCGTTGGCGCCCTTCAGGGCCACGTCCTGGCCGAAGACGGCCGAAGCCTCGGCGATGTCCAGGGCTTTACCCTGCGGCGTGCCTTCGGCGATGTCGAACAGGATCACGTCGCCCAGGGCTTCGCGAGCGGCCACGTGGGCCAGGGTGCCGCCGATCATGCCGGCGCCGATAAGGGCGATCTTCGCGCGAGCCATGGATGTCTCCGTTTTTTGCGTGTGCGAAAGGATAAATCGTGCGGGCGGTCTAGACCCGTGGCGCGGCTGTCGCAAGAACCTCGCTTTACGACACGGATCAGGCTTGCGAAGCTCGTGGCCCAACCGGAGGATTTCCATGCGCCGTTCGCTTGTTTTCGCCCTGCTGCTGGCCGCCGCGGCGACACCCGTTCTGGCCCAGACGCCGCCCGCGACCATCGGCGACCGCTATATTCCCGCGCCCTGGTGGATGCGCGATCCGGTGATCGCCTCGATCGGTCAGGTGCGGGTCGAGATCCAGGCCAACCGCGCCTTCGTCTCGGCCAGCTTCCAGTCGGTGGATCGCAGCGTGACCGAGGCTTCGCGCGCCGCCGCCGATCAGGTGCGGGCGCTCAGCCAGTCGCTGTCGGCCTATGGCGCGGACAAGGTGCGGGTCGAGACCAGCGTCACCACACGACCCATCTATGACCAGTATCGCGACGCGGACGGGGTGATGCGCGACAATGTGCGCGCCGACCGGGTGGCCCGCTATCAGGCCGACGCGGCCGTCAATGTGACGGTGCGCGACGTGGCCCTGATCGAGCGGGTCTATGCGACCATCGTGGCCGCGCGCCCGACGTCGATCGGACAGGTGAACTTCAACCTTGAGCCGGAGAACAGCTGGAAGGCCAATCTGCAGGCCGAGGCGATGAAGGACGCCCGCCGCCGCGCCGAGGCGGCCGCCGCCAATGCGGGCGCGACCCTGGGCCGGGTCAAGATCATCGACCCGTCAGGCCGGGTCTGTCAGACCGACGTGTTGGCGGGCTGGCCCTCCTATGCCGCGGGCGGCGGTCAGGAGACGACGCTGGACGAGGTGGTGGTGACGGGATCGCGGGTCCAGGCGAAGATGGAATTCGCCGCGCCCCCGCCGCCGCCCGCGCCGGCGTCCGGCGGGGCAGGCCCCAGCGAGGCGGACATCCAGGCGGCGCGACTGGCGCTTCAGCCGCCGTTGAGGACACTGACCGACAGCGCCTGCGTCATCTACGGGCTGAACTGAGGATGGGGTTTGTCGTCGCCCCGGCTTTCGCGGCCGGATCGATCGCGGCCGCCGAATGGCCCCTGTGCCATGTGCGGCTGCAGGACGATGCGCGGTTCCCCTGGCTGATCCTGATTCCGCGCGTCGAGGGGGTGGTCGAGCTGGAGGATCTGAGCGCGGATCAGCGGGCGATGCTGATGGAGGAGACGGTGCGGGCCGGGGCGCTGGTTCGGCGGCTGGGGCAGGTGGAGAAGCTGAATGTCGGCGCCATCGGCAATGTGACGGCGCAACTGCATGTCCATGTGGTCGGCCGCCGCCGCGACGACGGCCTGTGGCCCGATCCGGTCTGGGGGCGGGGGGCGCCCGTTCCCTATGCGGAGGATGAGCGGGCGCGGTTGCTGGGTGTGATCAGGGGCGGCTGAGCCGCCGCCGCCGCATCGTCTTTCCGGGGCGTCCGCAGGACGAACCGGAACCCAGGGGCGCATCACCGGCAGGCTGTATCGCCGAGCGTGCGACGGTCCTGGTTTCCGGGTTCCTCGCTTCGCGCGGCCCCGGAATGACGGCGAAGATTTTTTAGATGATGTCCAGCGGAACGGCCTGTTTCGGCGGCGGGAAGGCGAGGTCCAGCCGTTCCAGGTCTTCCAGGTCGAACTGGATGTCCAGGGCGTCGGCGTTGGCCTCGACGTGTTCGATGCGGCCGGCCTTGGGGATGGCGATGACGCCGTCGTGACGCAGGACGGCGGCCAGGGCCACCTGGGCCGGCTCGGCGGAATGGCGGTTGGCGATGTCCAGGATCAGCGGACGTTCCAGCAGGCCGCCGCGCCCCAGGGGCGAATAGGCCATCATCGGCATGTCGCGCGCCTGCATCCACGGCAGAAGGTCGAACTCCACCCCGCGCGAACCCAGGTTGTAGAGCAGCTGGTTGACGGCGCAGTCCTCGGCCCCGTCGATCTGCATCAGCCGCTCCATCGCGTCGAGATCGAGGTTGGACACGCCCCAGCGGGCGATCATCCCCTCGTCGACCAACTCGCGGAAGGCCGCCACCGTCTCTTCCAGCGGCACATGACCTTCCCAATGCAGCAGATAGAGGTCCAGCCGGTCGACCTTCAGCCGCTCGAGCGAACGTTCGCAGGCCAGCATCATCTTCATTTCCGAGGCGTTCTCGGGCCGCACCTTGGAGACCAGGAAGACCTCGTCGCGACGCCCGGCGATCACCTCGCCCACCAGCCGTTCCGAGCGGCCGTCGCCATACAGTTCGGCCGTGTCGATCAGGGTCATGCCCAGGTCGATGCCGCGCGACAGGGCCTGCTGCTCCTCGTCGCGCCAGGCGGGGTCGTCGCCGATCTCCCAGGCGCCTTGGCCGAGGGCGGGAACGGTCGTACCGTCGGCGAATGTCACGAGGCGGGTCATGTCCGTCCTGAACGAAGCGTGGTGAGAACACCACCGGGAGGGTTGGAATGCGAACGCGGCTTATCAAGACCGACGGGCTTGTCCAACAGGTGCTGGAAGGCGGGTTCGAGAAGGACAACGCGCCGCTGGTCCTGCTGATCCACGGTTTTCCCGAACTGGGCGTCAGCTGGCGCGCCCAGGTCCAGGCGCTGGGTGAAGCGGGCTATCACGTCGTCGCGCCCGACATGCGGGGCTACGGCGGGACCGACAAGCCCGAAGGCGCGGCGGCCTATTCGATCCTGAACCTGGTCGGCGACATGATCGATCTGGTGCGGGCGCTGGGCCGTACCCAGTGCGTCGTCGTGGGCCACGACTGGGGCGCGCCGGTCGCCTGGCATTGCGCCCTGCTGCGGCCGGACGTGTTTCGCGCCGTCGCGGGCCTGTCGGCGCCGTTCCAGCCGCGTCGCATCAAGGGACCGCCGACGGCCGCCATGGCCGCGATCTCGAAACGGGCGGGGCTGGGCGACCTCTATATCGTGCGCTTCCAGGCGGCGGACGCGCATCTGGCGCTGGAGGCCGATCCGGCGAAGACCCTGCGAAAACTGTTCTACGCCTATGACGGGGCGACGCCGGCGGATCGGCGCTCCACCGGCTTCCTGCCCGAGGGCGTGGCCTTGCTCGACACCATCGACGACGCGGCGACCCTGCCGCCATGGATGAGCGCCGATCATTTCGCGGAGTATGTTCCGGCCTTTTCAGCCGGCGGGTTCGACGGGCCGCTGAACTGGTATCGCGCGCTGGACCTGAACTGGTCGCAGACGGCCTTCGTGCAGAACCAGACGATAACCCCGCCCGCCCTGTTCGTGGTCGGCGAGGACGATCCGGTGCGCCATTACGCCGGGAGCGCCGAACCGGGGCTGAAGGACTGGGTTCCGAACCTGACGCGGTCTGTGGTCGTGCCAGGCGCCGGACACTGGATCCAGCAGGAGCGGCCGGACGAAGTGAACGCCCTGCTGTTGGAGTTTCTGGGCGGTTTGCCTCTGACGGGCTAGAAAGGTTACGCCGCCAACTGCTCGCGCACCTCGGCGACGATTTCCAGGCTGCGGATGCGGGCGGCGTTGTCGAAGGCCATGCCGGTGACCATCAACTCGTCCACCTGCGTCAGGGCGATGAAGTCGGCCAGCTGCTTCCTGACCGTCTCCGGCCCGCCGATGGCGGAATAAAGCAGGCGACCCTTGGCGCCCTCGATCTGCTGGGGCGTCAGGACGGTGGTGATGTCGTCCACGGGCGGGGGCAGTTTGCCGGGCTTGCCGGTGGAAAGGCGCGCGAAGCTCTGCTGCATGGAGGTGGACAGCCGCACCCCCTCCACGTCCGTATCGGCGGCGAAGACGTTGATCGCGGCCATGGCGTGGGGCTGGGCCAGGCGGTCGGAAGGCGTGAAGCTGCGGCGGTACAGGGCCAGAGCCTCCAGCAGAAGCTCGGGGGCGAAATGACTGGCGAAGGCGTAGGGCAGGCCCAATTGTCCGGCCAGCTGGGCGCTGAACAGGCTGGAGCCCAGCAGCCAGATCGGCACCCGCAGGCCCGCGCCCGGCACGGCGCGGACGGGCTGGTTCTCAGCCGCCGGTTCGAACCATTGGATCAGTTCGACCACGTCGCGCGGAAACTGATCGGCGCCTTCGAAATAGCGGCGCAGGGCGCGGGCGGTGGCCCCGTCCGTGCCGGGCGCACGGCCCAGGCCCAGGTCGATGCGGCCGGGGAACAGGGTCTCCAGCGTGCCGAACTGTTCGGCCACGACCAGGGGCGCGTGGTTGGGCAGCATGACGCCGCCCGAACCGACGCGGATGCGCTGAGTGCCCGCCGCCACATGGCCGATGACGATGGCGGTCGCCGCGCTGGCGATGCCGGGCATGTTGTGGTGTTCGGCCAGCCAGAACCGCTGATAGCCCAGGCGGTCGGCGGCCTGGGCGAAGGCCAGGGTTTCGTCCAGCGCGCGGCGGGCGTCGCCGCCTTCGATGATGGGCGACAGGTCGAGGACTGAGAACCGGATCATCCCGACTAGATCGGGACTGACGCGCGGCGTTCAAGGGCGGGCGGTCGGGAACCGCAACGGCGTCGGGCGCTTTAAATTGTCTCCACCATGAAAGAGCCGCGCCATGACGGACGCCGACCCCGCCCCGCACGAAACCCCCAAGCCCGACGCCGAATGCGACGACGCGCGCGAAGCCGCCGACATGGGCGAACGGCCTGACCTGGGCCACAAGGCCGACACATTGATCGACGCCCTGGATGGCAGCGATTCCGGTTCGGACACCCGCGCGGGTTCGCTGCGGGGCGGATCGGCCGGCGGCTCGGACGACGATCCCGATTCGCGCAGGATCAACGCGGCCCTGGCCGCGGAAGGCCGCGCCGAGGCTGATCCCGACTCTCCGTCCGACGCCGATCCCGACGGAATTCCGGGCTCCGGGCGGGATTTCGGCGCATCGGGCGGCGATCCGGCCGAAGGCGCGCGCAAGGAATAGGCGCGCGACGCCTTGCCGCCGCCGCAAGCCTGCGCCACGGTGGCGCTTAGACCCTTCGGTCCAGGGACGCTTCTTCGATGATGCTTCGTTTGGCGGCGGTTTCCGCCGTTGTTCTGTTCAGTCTCGCCGGGTGCGACCGGGCGAAGGCGCCGCCCCAACCCACCGCAGAGGCGGAGACGGCCGCGCCTGTCGCGCCCGCCGAGACGGCGGATTCACAGGGCGCCGCGTCCGGGGATATGGCCGCGCCTTCACCGGCGTCCACTGGGACGGCGCCCGCCTTCGCCGCCCTCTATCCCGGGGCTCGGATCGACGGCGCGCCCCTGACGGCGGACGGCGCGGCCGGGCCGGGCGGCCTGGTCAACTTCACCACCGAGGCCACGCCGGATCAGGTCGTGGCCTTCTATCGCGAGCGGGCCGAGGCCGCCGGGCTGAAATCCGTCACCGGCATGAACCAGGGCGAGGCGCGGGCCTATGGCGCGGCGGGCGACAACCCCGATGGTCCCTCGTTGCAGGTCGTCGCCGCGCCCGGCCCCGACGGAGCCACCTCGGTCCATATGAACTGGAGCGCCGGGTCGTGATCGGTCGCGCGGCGCGGCTGGCGTCGGCGGCGGGCGCCGTCCTCGTCCTGGCCGCCTGCGCCGGATCGCAGAAGCCCGTCGTGACCATGCCCAAGGACGGCTATCTGTCAGCGGGCGTTCTGGCCGAGATGGCCGCCGCATCGCCGCCGCCGCCGGCCGCCGGTTCGGCTCAGGATTTGGCGGACAAGGCCGCCTCGGCCCGCTATGCGGCGCTGGAGGACGGCGACCGCTGGCTGTTGGCCACATCCCACGCCGAGGTGAGGCCGCCGCTGGCCCTGCAGCATTTCGATTGCGCCCTGGGGGTTCGGCTGGGCTCGGCCGAGACGCCCGTGCTGGACCGGATGATGGGCCGACTGTTCCACGACGCCGCCAGCGTCGCCGAACAGGTCAAGGCGCGCCAGATGCGCCCCCGCCCCGTGGCGGACGATCCCCGCCGCCGGGCCTGTCAGACCCTGGACGCGGCGGCGCGGCGCAGCGGCTCCTATCCTTCGGGCAGTGCGGCGGTCGGCGTCGCCTATGCAGAGGCGTTCGCGGCATTGGAGCCGGATCGCGCCGAGGCCGTGCGCCGCATCGGCCATCAGATCGGGGTCAGCCGCCTGGTCTGCGCCATGCACTATCCCAGCGACGTGACGGCGGGCGAGGCGATCGGTCGCCAGGTCGCCGCCCAGGCCATCGCGGTCCCGGCCTTCCAGGCGGATGTGGCGGCGGCGCGCGCCGAACTGGCCGCCGCCCGCCGCACGGGCCTGACCAATCCCGGATGCGCGGCCGAACGGGCGGCCCTGGCGACCGTTCTGCCCTGAGATGGCGGGCTGGTTCACCCTGGCGGTCGCGCTCCAGGCCGCGCCGTCCGACCTGCCCGCCGCCCGGCCCTGCACCGCGCAGGAGCTGGCGGACCTGACCACGCCATCGGACCAGCCCTATCGCCTGACGTGCCAGGCCGACACATCCGGGCGTGATGTTCGCCGCCGGGTGTTGATCGAAGGTCAGGCCGCGTCCGGCGCGTCGCTGGACTGTGGCGGCGGCGAAATCCGCGCGCCTGGCCAGGCGACTACGGCCGCCCCGACCGTGGCCGTCTGGTCGCGCCGCCAGGGGGACGGCTGGTCCCGGCCCAGCGACGTGGCCGTTCGCAACTGCGGCGTTGTCGGCAATGTCCGCATCTGGGGCATGGGCGCAGGCGGATCGATGCGGGACCTGCTGGCCTCGTCGCGCACGGCGGGCCATACGCGGGCGGCCCAGTCGGCGGCGCCGATCCGGGTGGTGCTTGATCGGGTTCGATTTGAGGGCGTGGGGACCATCCCCCTCTATGTCGGGCCGGGGGTGA
Above is a genomic segment from Candidatus Brevundimonas colombiensis containing:
- a CDS encoding serine hydrolase; protein product: MTDPIDIHGLCAPGFEAVREAFAANFTEAPEGLNEQAARFSVLVEGEAVVDLWAGHADTARTTPFTDTTLTSVFSTGKAVMAILMATAVEAGQIDYDQTVASLWPAFGAAGKQDVTVAQLLSHQSGLPGFSEAVDPSIWFDIPAVLERLAAQAPMWAPGTASGYHPITVGYLANEVYRRATGRTMGQALRQDFADLDLWIGLPDSEHGRVAQMRKPTAAPSLGTIDPIKQAAFLDRGSAPGGRGSAEWRRMEIPSANLHGTALGLARMLGVVANGGALDGRSVLSAGTLEQLTRERIHGPDKVLPYTISWAAGLMRNDGLKVFGPDEAFGHYGWGGSMAMADPSRRLSAAYVMTRQSPHLIGDPRPRRLLEALYAAL
- a CDS encoding SIMPL domain-containing protein, producing the protein MRRSLVFALLLAAAATPVLAQTPPATIGDRYIPAPWWMRDPVIASIGQVRVEIQANRAFVSASFQSVDRSVTEASRAAADQVRALSQSLSAYGADKVRVETSVTTRPIYDQYRDADGVMRDNVRADRVARYQADAAVNVTVRDVALIERVYATIVAARPTSIGQVNFNLEPENSWKANLQAEAMKDARRRAEAAAANAGATLGRVKIIDPSGRVCQTDVLAGWPSYAAGGGQETTLDEVVVTGSRVQAKMEFAAPPPPPAPASGGAGPSEADIQAARLALQPPLRTLTDSACVIYGLN
- a CDS encoding aldo/keto reductase — protein: MTRLVTFADGTTVPALGQGAWEIGDDPAWRDEEQQALSRGIDLGMTLIDTAELYGDGRSERLVGEVIAGRRDEVFLVSKVRPENASEMKMMLACERSLERLKVDRLDLYLLHWEGHVPLEETVAAFRELVDEGMIARWGVSNLDLDAMERLMQIDGAEDCAVNQLLYNLGSRGVEFDLLPWMQARDMPMMAYSPLGRGGLLERPLILDIANRHSAEPAQVALAAVLRHDGVIAIPKAGRIEHVEANADALDIQFDLEDLERLDLAFPPPKQAVPLDII
- the zapE gene encoding cell division protein ZapE; translation: MTSRIRNAYDIRVEEGVLTPDPAQESVIAALERLETDLAWRGLFGKPPEVRGIYLYGPPGRGKSMLMDLFYSATPEPRKTRAHFHAFMARIHDLVKQWREGDARTRKAVFGTHKGDDPIPPIAKLIASEARLLCFDELQVTDIADAMILGRLFEALFEDRVVLAITSNRAPEDLYKNGINRQLFLPFIDIIRERCVVVETAGARDWRLDRMTSAQVWHTPEDRTGFEDLWRELKGGEPEEPAHLAVLGRDVVVERTVGSMARATFNELCARPLGPQDYLAIAQRFHTLFLEDVPILSSANHHEARRLVTLVDALYEAKTKLIVLAAARPEALYTEGVGAFEFERTVSRFNEMQSKDWLAHVRD
- the rarD gene encoding EamA family transporter RarD; this translates as MTSATPSDPRAVGTAVACYTLWGLLPLLFMAMAAHGFGAPEILAHRAVWSVFVAGLFLLLAGQWGEARTVLATPRTLAWLALSALLIGANWSLYVFATTHHATLEASLGYYINPLLNMAAGAVLFREKIDRWSAAAIGMAAIGVVIQTVALGHVPIIGLTLAVTFCAYAVIRKRVPASAQTGLFVECLVLLPIGAVFLIWLTTHGQAVGFSSPSGLAWALVNGPATVIPLVLFAWSARRLPLSTVGFIQFLAPTLQFACGVLTGEALTPLRIVSFVFIWTGAAVFALGALSRSRAARRAVVLSETV
- the mdh gene encoding malate dehydrogenase — encoded protein: MARAKIALIGAGMIGGTLAHVAAREALGDVILFDIAEGTPQGKALDIAEASAVFGQDVALKGANDYADIAGADVCIVTAGVPRKPGMSRDDLIGINLKVMKSVGEGIKAHAPNAFVICITNPLDAMVWALQKFSGLPKEKVVGMAGVLDSARFAYFLAEKTGVSVQDIHAWTLGGHGDDMVPMVRHSTVGGLPLPDAVAAGLLSQADLDAIVDRTRKGGGEIVALLKTGSAFYAPAESAIAMAKSYLLDQKRVLPCAVWLSGEYGLSDLYVGVPALIGANGVEKVVEFTTNDEEKAMFEKSVASVQGLLQACKDIDSSLA
- a CDS encoding HIT family protein, translated to MGFVVAPAFAAGSIAAAEWPLCHVRLQDDARFPWLILIPRVEGVVELEDLSADQRAMLMEETVRAGALVRRLGQVEKLNVGAIGNVTAQLHVHVVGRRRDDGLWPDPVWGRGAPVPYAEDERARLLGVIRGG
- a CDS encoding aspartate-semialdehyde dehydrogenase; translation: MGYRVAIVGATGNVGREMLNILEELEFPVDEIHAIASRKSKGVEVSFGDKTIKCQDIEQFDFSTVDIVLMSAGGAVSKEWSEKIGKAGPIVIDNSSAFRKDADVPLIVPEVNPDAIKDATKKNIIANPNCSTIQLVTALKPLHDAAKIKRVVVSTYQSVSGAGKEGMDELWNQTKAIYGLGDARPKKFPKQIAFNVIPYIGAFLEDGSTDEEQKMSDETHKMLDPDIKVSVTCVRVPVFVGHSEAVNIQFDRPIAPDEARAILREAPGVLVIDKQEHDGYITPVDAAGEHAVYVSRIRKDPTVENGLNLWVVSDNLRKGAALNAVQIAQLLDETGVIKSSSGYRSITV